A stretch of the Musa acuminata AAA Group cultivar baxijiao chromosome BXJ2-7, Cavendish_Baxijiao_AAA, whole genome shotgun sequence genome encodes the following:
- the LOC103992106 gene encoding endoplasmin homolog, producing MRKWALPSTLLLLLLLSTIPDRGRKLHANAEDSGDSDELVDPPKVEDKLGAVPHGLSTDSEVAKREAESISRRTLRSNADKFEFQAEVSRLMDIIINSLYSNKDIFLRELISNASDALDKIRFLSLTDKEVLGEGDNTKLDILIKLDKEKKILSIRDRGIGMTKEDLIKNLGTIAKSGTSAFVEKMQTGGDLNLIGQFGVGFYSVYLVADYVEVISKHNDDKQYVWESKADGSFAISEDTWNEPLGRGTEIRLHLRDEAKEYLEEDKLKELVKKYSEFINFPIYLWASKEVDVEVPSDEEESTDEEETSETSPPEEEETEEDASEKKPKTKTVKETTYDWEVLNDMKAIWLRNSKEVSEEEYTKFYHSLAKDFADEKPLAWNHFTAEGDVEFKALLFVPPKAPHDLYESYYNTQKSNLKLYVRRVFISDEFDELLPKYLNFLKGLVDSDTLPLNVSREMLQQHSSLKTIKKKLIRKALDMIRRIADEDPDEFNNKVKTDSEKESEENEKKGQYTKFWNEFGKSIKLGIIEDAHNRNRLAKLLRFESTKSDGKLASLDEYISRMKPGQKDIFYITGTSKEQLEKSPFLERLTKKNYEVIFFTDPVDEYLMQYLMDYEDKKFQNVSKEGLKLGKDSKLKDLKESFKELTNWWKDALSSENVDSVKISNRLDNTPCVVVTSKYGWSANMEKIMQSQTLSDATKQAYMRGKRVLEINPRHPIIKELRDRVAQDSKDEGLKHTARLIYQTALMESGFILNDPKDFASSIYKSVQKSLDISPDATVEEEDEVEETEVEEKESTAKAEPEDADESFVKDEL from the exons ATGAGGAAGTGGGCGCTCCCTTCCACTCTTCTTCTCCTGCTCCTCCTCTCCACCATCCCCGATCGTG GGCGGAAGCTCCATGCGAATGCGGAGGACAGTGGGGACTCGGACGAGCTCGTGGATCCGCCGAAGGTGGAGGACAAGCTCGGAGCTGTTCCCCATGGGCTGTCCACCGATTCCGAGGTTGCCAAGAG AGAGGCTGAGTCGATCTCGCGGAGAACTCTGCGAAGCAACGCTGATAAGTTCGAGTTCCAGGCTGAGGTTTCTCGGCTGATGGATATTATCATCAATTCTCTCTACAGTAATAAGGACATCTTTTTGAGAGAGCTCATCTCCAATGCCTCTGAC GCGTTGGATAAGATCAGATTTCTTTCTCTCACCGATAAGGAGGTCCTAGGCGAAGGCGACAACACTAAGCTTGACATCCTT ATAAAGTTGGACAAGGAAAAGAAGATCCTTTCAATTCGTGATCGAGGTATTGGTATGACAAAGGAAGATTTGATCAAGAATTTGGGCACCATTGCCAAGTCTGGAACTTCAG CTTTTGTGGAGAAAATGCAAACAGGGGGTGACCTCAACCTCATTGGGCAGTTTGGTGTTGGCTTCTATTCAGTCTACTTGGTTGCTGATTATGTTGAAGTGATTAGCAAGCACAATGATGACAAGCA GTACGTATGGGAGTCCAAGGCTGATGGGTCATTTGCAATCTCCGAAGATACATGGAATGAACCTCTGGGTCGTGGAACAGAGATAAGGCTGCATTTGAGGGATGAAGCCAAGGAGTACCTTGAAGAAGATAAGTTGAAG GAACTGGTGAAGAAGTATTCTGAATTCATCAACTTCCCAATCTACCTCTGGGCAAGCAAAGAGGTGGATGTTGAAGTTCCATCTGATGAAGAAGAGTCTACTGATGAAGAGGAAACAT CTGAAACCTCACCTccggaagaagaagaaacagaagagGATGCTTCTGAGAAAAAGCCAAAGACGAAGACGGTGAAGGAAACAACCTATGATTGGGAAGTTCTCAATGACATGAAAGCTATATGGCTTCGCAATTCCAAGGAGGTTTCTGAAGAAGAATACACAAAATTCTATCACTCTCTAGCTAAG GATTTTGCTGATGAGAAACCACTGGCTTGGAATCACTTTACTGCTGAAGGTGATGTAGAGTTCAAAGCTTTGCTTTTTGTGCCTCCCAAGGCTCCTCATGATCTCTATGAAAGTTATTATAACACCCAAAAGTCCAACTTGAAGCTCTATGTCAGAAGGGTTTTCATCTCAGATGAGTTTGATGAACTTCTTCCTAAGTACCTTAACTTCTTGAAG GGTCTTGTTGACTCAGATACTTTGCCACTTAATGTATCACGAGAAATGCTTCAACAGCACAGTAGTCTGAAGACAATCAAGAAAAAGCTAATCCGTAAGGCCCTTGATATGATTCGTCGAATTGCAGATGAGGATCCTGATGAGTTCAATAACAAAGTTAAGACAG ATTCTGAAAAAGAAAGTGAAGAGAATGAGAAAAAGGGACAATATACTAAGTTCTGGAATGAGTTTGGCAAATCTATCAAACTTGGAATCATAGAGGATGCACATAACAGAAATCGTCTTGCAAAGCTTCTTAGATTTGAGAG TACAAAGTCTGATGGCAAACTGGCCTCGCTGGATGAGTACATCTCTAGAATGAAGCCAGGGCAAAAGGACATATTTTACATTACAGGAACTAGCAAGGAACAACTGGAGAAATCTCCATTCCTTGAAAGACTCACAAAGAAGAACTATGAG GTTATATTCTTCACCGATCCAGTTGATGAATACTTGATGCAATACCTGATGGATTATGAAGACAAAAAGTTTCAGAATGTGTCAAAGGAGGGTCTCAAACTTGGAAAAGACTCGAAGCTGAAAGACCTCAAGGAATCCTTCAAGGAATTGACAAACTGGTGGAAGGATGCTCTCTCCAGTGAGAATGTAGATTCAGTCAAGATAAGCAACCGTTTAGACAACACCCCTTGTGTGGTGGTCACCTCCAAATACGGATGGAGTGCAAATATGGAAAAGATCATGCAGTCTCAAACTCTTTCTGATGCCACCAAGCAAGCTTACATGCGTGGAAAGAGGGTGCTTGAGATAAACCCCAGGCATCCAATCATCAAGGAACTTCGTGATCGAGTTGCTCAGGATTCAAAG GATGAGGGCCTCAAGCATACAGCACGGCTGATATACCAAACAGCCCTAATGGAGAGTGGTTTCATCCTCAATGATCCAAAGGATTTTGCCTCCAGTATATACAAATCTGTGCAAAAGAGCCTGGATATCAGCCCCGATGCAACTGTAGAAGAGGAGGACGAAGTAGAGGAAACCGAGGTTGAAGAGAAGGAATCAACTGCTAAGGCTGAACCTGAAGATGCAGATGAGTCTTTTGTCAAGGATGAGCTGTAG